The Larimichthys crocea isolate SSNF chromosome II, L_crocea_2.0, whole genome shotgun sequence genome segment tattatccaatttcaccaaaatcaatgaaatagttgatgtgtgtgacttagtgccgtaaagtgttACGCACTTCTTTGCGAGCGATTGTACACAGAGCATtaagttacatagtgcagaaacagacgtACAGGGCGCAGAGTGAGAATGACAGAGATACCATTCACCTCATTACTAGTCAGTGCGACGATTTAAAGTTATGAAAAGTTATTCAGTGTTGCTTTTATgacagttttctgtgtttgtgtctttaccGGTCctttgatgcattttttttattgtctggaTTGATGCTTTAAATTAGATCTGATACATGATCTGTATCtatatcaatataaatattgtgATTATTAACATTCACTCCCTTTCAAAAGTCatatgtgtctgtatatatgtaatTTATGCACATTTCTGTGACTGGTGATTTTGCTGTAGAGTCTAAACCAAATTGAAAAcaattctttcttttcctctttttcctcagaAACAATCACTGCTCTCTTTAAGACCCGTTTCCGTCTGGACTTCCCGTTTGACCTTCAGGAGCTGCCAGCCTTCGCCATCCTCGGGTGAGTGAGTTTTCTAAGAACTGATGCCACATTAAactgatctcagagcagtttGGCGCCTGATTTACTGAAGTGATTGGAGCCCTCATCCGgcctccttccctccctgtAGTCTCGTCCTAGTCACATTCACGTTGAGAATCTGAAGGTTGATTTGTGTTTGATGAACAGAGCatgaaattgaatttttttctctgctgattACAAGTAGAAGCTGTATCCAGATCACCACATGccaaatttgatttgtttgctcccaaaatgttttaatagagaaaaacagtgaattaatatttgttgtttcaGAAAAGTGACTGACTGCAGTTAAAGTGTATTTTCACGaagctggttttgttttgttacaggatgatcttctgtctctgcagacCTAACAGgtgtgtctttgtccatttGTAGGATTGCCTGTGGGTTTGGTGGTGCTCTGTTTGTCTACCTGAACCGGCTGATTGTGGAGTGCATGAGGAAACAGAAGACTATTAACAAGTTCCTGCTGAGGAAGTGAGTATCTGATGCCTTACATTACACAGATCCTTTACACCTTTGTGGATcgacattttgagaaatgcaTTTATAGTTTTTTAGCCGAGAGTTAGATGACAGCATCCATACCAGACTATGTGGAGACTGGAGTGAcacagctagcctggcttttTCCAAAGGTGACAAAATCAGCCTGCCAGCTCCTATGaagctcattaattaattaattaacagaaTTTATATTATAGATGCATCTAGAAAAGATAAATTTTAACctgttaaactttaaataaacccAAGACAGTTTCTGCTCATATGCCCCATAGTTTGTATTTAACTTCAGCTTGGTGTCTTGTGTCACAATGTTAATGTAGTACAGGGAATTGTAGGTAAAGTCCTTGCACGAACTGGGTCGGTTTCACACATAACAGGCAGCTATTTATAGTTCTTCCATCCTCGTCACCCAGAAATCAAGTATGCACATACAGTGTGACAGGCACACCCATTAATGACCCCACAGtccctctcttcctgtcagaCGGCTGGTGTATCCCGCACTCGTCACCCTGCTGGTGTCCACACTCACGTTCCCTCCAGGTTTCGGGCAGTTCATGGCCGGACAGGTGAGAAAATACTTTCACGCTCTTGACAGTATGAAAGCATGCCTTCACTGTTGGTGGATGATTGATGGTAATTTTAAATGAAGTGAGAGTTGAGGTTGTGGGTCATTTTGTACTCTGCCTACTCAAAGGCATAAACTGGTCTGCTGTCGTGTTTCCTGATATTTATTACTATAAAAACGATGTCACAGTCAAAGAGCATGTGTGCagatattaaaatatgttttgtccTTAACAGAAAACTGATATTTATTGTCATAGTGTTAgtatcattttatatttaggcATTTCTACCTCTATTTGCTAAATACAAAACAGTGCAGTATCTGAGCATTGTTCCTCTTTAGACGAAGTGGTCCCAAACACACCACACTGCCATTTGAAAAGTTTAACAACTGACACAACAAAGTGAAACGTAGTTTGAAGCTTTTTTTCTTAGGCAGAGATGCAGACCTAACCATTTTTGTCCTGCATAACGAGCCGTTGGTTTCATTTTCCTCgtctcaaaacaaaacaagaaagaaacatcTCTGTTGTCCTCCCTTTTAGACTGTAACTCTCATTTATGGAAAAATCCTGACACACAACAGAAGAAGACAGGTTGCTGCACCAGCATCACGAAAGTTACACTTGTTTCTAGAAAATATTTGAAAGATGTGCACTTCTGTTGTAAAGCTGTTGTAAATGATGTCACCCTGATAGCAGATTTCAGTTTtatcagaaaatgtcaaaaattaCCATTTACAACAGTATCTTTGCAGTGCACACACTACAATAAAAGATTCAACTCATTATTGTTTACTTTACCAAGATATCCATCTTGTATAATTGATGCTACCATTAAATGAGTCctcagaaacaaacaatgaaagtaAAATGCAGTGCATTTCCAGGAGATGTAGCTTTTGTTGCTGACCTTGTGTGAGCAAGCTTCCTAAACTGATCTGTCAGGTATGAGAGGGTTAACAGGTGGACAGatgcacagacagatgttatCTGCATGTTGCACTCCTCCAATGgacgacgcctggctctgccacccgtatgctcagggcaatccagacttttctctgttgtctgttgtttcccCATTGCTGAAAAGtgctaccagttcctaccagagcaggagcgtccctctctaccttcaaaacacacagctcttcagagagtagCTTCTCACCTAGCACTATCAAtaactggacatgctaaatctatcccccaTCGACAGCTGTCACTTCATTCTTTGCGAGTAGTACTTGCTGCTGGACTAatatgtccttgtcacactgtaccttgattgtttttttgttttttttgtaagtcgctttggtTAAAAGCGTCagttaaatgactaaatgtaaaatgtaaatgtaatggatgtttgtttcctgtcagctgacGCAGCACGAGTCTCTGGTCGCGCTGTTCGACAATCGCACGTGGTGCCGTCAGGGCGTGGCGGAAGAGTTCGACTACATCAGCCACCACCACGCCTGGAAACACCCCCAGGTCAACGTCTTCATCAcgctcatcctcttcatcatcatgaaGGTACGCCATCCACATACAGAtgtctataaaatgtgaaaaatttgatgattttatatttcttacactaaccatcgtctctttgtctttcagttCTGGATGTCCGCTGTGGCCACCACCATGCCTGTTCCCTGCGGGGCCTTCATGCCAGTTTTTCTGATCGGTGAATAAAATCTGTCTTTTCTAATGTTTCTCAGTTTCTCCTCCAGTGGCATGAAACCCTTAAAACAACTTCtcgctgtgtctgtgtctgacgAACAGGCGCAGCGTTTGGCAGACTTGTTGGAGAGATCATGGCAGCCATGTTTCCTGATGGCATACATGCTGACGGCAGCGTGTATCCCATAGTTCCTGGTGGTTATGCTGTAGTTGGTGAGTTACCCACCGTACTTAAACTGAGCATTTTGTGTCTAATTTCACTTGATAACAAATTTTCTTGCCACTTTTCCTCCCGCCTGCGTGATTGAAATTGACATCGCTGTAAAGCTGCAGCCATTTTTATCACTTCACACCAGCTTTTAGAAGGTGACTGATGAAAATTGAACGTAAAAAAGAAAATCGTTGAATACAAAATTGCTACAGTCGTGACTCACTGGTTAGTGTGACAGGATGGCATTAGAtgtaatgaattaaaatgacatCCTGCAGAAAAGCTTGTTTGGATTTGCTGTCTTGCAGCAAACTCCTCTCTTATTAATAACACACAGATAGTTTGCAAATTTAACTTCACATATTGAGAAGTCTCACTTTTAATTCCTGTTTAAAAATATTCCTGATCTCACACTAAGTCCTCATCTATTAGTTGTATTTGAGTGGATTTAAAGAGACtagacagaaaaatgatttttctttaatCCACTTCCCTCCTACGTAGGTGCTGCAGCGTTGTCTGGAGCAGTCACCCACACTGTATCCACAGCAGTTATAGTGTTTGAGCTGACTGGTCAGATCTCCCACATCCTCCCTGTGATGATAGCTGTGATCCTGGCCAACGCCGTGGCCCAGTCGCTCCAACCGTCGTTGTACGACTCCATCATCCGCATCAAGAAACTTCCTTATCTGCCTGAGCTGGGCATGGGCCATCACGAGTGAGTCTTTGTGTGCAGTGACCCCTTGTTTCTGTTATGTTTTCATAATTTCGCACtctgatttctctttttaatctcCACTCTTCCATATTTCAGGAAGTATAATATCCGTGTGGAGGACATCATGGTCAGGGATGTGCGCTTCATCACTCTCAACTCTTCCTATCGGGACCTGCAGGAGATGCTGCTGACCGGTCAGCTCAAAACATTGGCCCTGGTTGAAtccagaggtaaaaaaaaaaaaaaaaaaagatcttaaCAGGTCTTGAGGGTTAAGTTGATGCTCGTGTAGTAAAATTTCAGGACTACAGCTGgtattgtttgaaatgttatgATGCTAGTGCTAATATGATACCTGCTTCTCAGTACAGAAACCAAAATCATACTAACAGATCTCCTTCACACCAGCCATTTTGGCACGTAATAGTAAACACAGATGtcaccaatgatactaattaaggtcctgttacattcaggtcaaacagaatCAGGGTACTGCAGTGTGCACCatgcatgttggctcactgggaaaacctctgctgcactaaatggaactgaaccttaattagtataattttCTACAAAATAGGCTCAAGTTATCGAATGTTAAATGTTGTCACGACGCAAGAAGTCAAGATAAAATGGTATAAAATTatgattttgtcacatttagcttaaaataacaaaaagcagcTGAGGAGTCATCCAATAACCCAAGATAATACCAAACATACCAAATCCAGAGCAGAGAACATTAGGAAACATAGAGACTGAGCGATTTACACAGATGACCTGGCAGATGAAAACCAAGAcgcatccatccattatctgttgCCACACAGAAAAAACCCCAGCCGAGATtcaaaccttcttgctgtgaggcaacgGTCCTCCGCCGTGCCGCACAAAACCGAGGAACGCAGGaactaaatacacaagtgaagacAGGACAACAAGACACAGGCAAACACTAATCAGGGTGGAACAGACATTGGAAACTGGCGGGAAACTCAACAAAGGCACGAAGtaaagttacaaaataaaacaggaaacacaaaacaagaaaatcaaaACCGTGACAGATGTAGGAACTGAACCAAAAACTGATACTTGACTATTCAGGACAAAAATCAAATTGTTCCATTGAACTTTGataagattaatttaaaatattatgagggaaattatgattttaaacCTGCGGTACACTCAGTTGGCAGTTCATCGAGTACACCTACTAAAATGAATAACACAGCAatcctgcaataaatcctacTGCCATGACAGCTGATCCAATTATTCCACCACATTTATATCAATGAGTGAAGActaaatgtgagaaaaacaccACAAACTACATCCTTTTGGAGGTTTTTCTTATATAACACCTCTCTTAATCAGTTTCAACAGAATCTGAACATTAATGCGGGATTGTTGCAGTTTATTGTAGGATTAGCTTTAACTAGGTGTCCCTAATAATACACTGCCTATTGTATATGTTCAAGTCTACAGTGACTATCTTACTGAAAGTCATTCTTTGTACTGGATGCTGACAAATCCCCTTTTATCGCTGTCAGCTTTGTCCCACCTTTATCTCATCCCCTGgcacatttcctgtcacctcttttcttcctctgcccTCCTTCAGACTCCATGATCTTGCTGGGCTCCATCGAGCGATTGCAGCTCcagtctctgctctctcttcagCTGGGCCGCCAGCGGAGGCTGGAGTACCTCCGCCAGCTGGCCCAAGACAACGGCACCCAGGATCACCTACCTAGCCTGACCTCCGACAGCACACCCAGCTCCCCCTGTGCCCACACCCACATCAACGCCTCTACCAATACCAACACTCGCCAAGCGGTCCGCTTCCTGGTGAGCACGCAACAGGTGTGAGGCGTCCGGGGGCGCcagggctgggctgggctggggGCAAGTCTGGCTTGGGATGGGGTTGTAGCAGTAGACTTAAAGTTGGATAAGACACAGCATGTGTGAAGCATGTAGCAGTAGGTAAAGGCACAGATGGAGTTTTGGACAGCTGTTGTGGTAAGTGTTTGTAAACTGTATAAATGTCcttatattcttatatttacattaacacatttttccTGTGTCTCTGTCGTCTGTGCCCTTACCTGTGctgtcctgtttgtttatgtgcatgtgctCGTATTTGTCTTTTGTGcgttttctgctctgtgtgtgtgtgtgtgtgtgtgtgtgtatgtgtgtgcgcatgtgcaTGTGCGCTTGTGTCTGGCTTCCTCTGTTAATATATTTTCCATGTAGATCTCCACAGAGGAGTCGTCCTCCTTCAGCCCAGTGGTTTCCAACGTTCAGCTTCCTCTGAAATCTGCCTTGAAGACCGTGTCTGCCATCAGTGACACGGAGACGCCAAATAGTATGTactgcaaagacacacagaggaacactGATGAGAACAAACTGATTTATAAAAACtcatatttcaaacattttttcaacatatttttatttttctccccgAGGCTCTCAGACTCTCTCCTGTGCTGACCAAGACAAAGAGCTACTGGAGGTGAGAAACAGCAACGGCTATAATATACTGTGTGAGAGGGTGCACAGTGTACTGTATGAATGTGACGTGTGTCgtatgcgtgagtgtgtgtgctctctcttAGTCCACACATATGCcgtccacctcttcctcctcttgctgACAGGCAGGATCCACCCACAGACAGCAGGGTTTTGCTGTGTGATCTCACGCTCCcgatttttgttttaaaacttCTGTGAGTCATTGCCCCGTCACTACAAAACACTGCCAGTCAAATGCTTTTTGAGCATCCTACATTTGAGCATTTTTGGCTATGTTTTCTCTATCTTTAACCCCTCAAACATCCATGACGCACAGGTGAGTCGGTCATTATAAACTCACACTGCGTAGCTTAACACTGTTCAAACTCACAAAGTTTTATCCTGATTCTCGTGGAGATGCAAAAGTTTCTAAAGATACCAAATATGTCTGGATCAATTTTGgaaaaatgcataaaacatatttacatttgatgGAGTAATTGTGTAAATATTATATAGCACACAGTTCCCAAACTTTTTCTGTGAGCCAAAATTTTTTAAACCCCCCTCATCCTGCATTCTTTTAATCGACCAACAGCATTGAGTCAAACAACAATCCTAACAAAAGGTGTTCAGATCAAAAATACATGTGACTGAATGTTTGTAAATCTGTAAATTGTAGAGCAGATGTAATGACAGCAGACTGAACGTGGAAAGACTGAGACATATTGTTGAAATTACTATATTGCGATTTAGTGGTCCCAGACgtgacagctgtacatgtgtatttggtATGATTATATCACTTATGATCAAAGACTCGCAAGTCGATATCTtcgctaacagccaaacatcaagcaggtgcaacaacacaagccGTAGCAcccagctaatattacttataGTTCAACatcaagaagcccagcttggcatctgtctttcaaccttttatttcatgaagatGTCCCCAACgaataaaagtcttttatttacttttgtcTGGTGGCTTCTAGCTCGGCcactttctcttcttagcttcttctaTCATCTTTGGTCTTTTCGCCTCTGCCATTGTGTCCATAGCTGCTGTTGAGCCTGGTTACactgcccagctccggttctggcatgacaccagctccactccctgtcagcattcgtCCGTACtccgggcctgaaaacctccctcagtgctctgagctcactcAGTCTGGGCAACCccactaacaaactgagttaacattagctaacagcagctacagctacaTCACAAAACAGGTTAAGGTAGAGGGGAACATTTAAGGGGAAACATAACGGCTCAATTTGGCTaccaaaaatgttaaaatctaCGGTGTTCAAAAACCTTTCTCTGGCCGTGCATATACCATCCAATGTTGAATGAACATTGGGTTTCTCGTGCAGATTTTGTGCCCTCACCTTCATCTGTGGTGTAGTAATTATACCCTTTCAGCAACATTGTGCTCACATCACCAGGACTTCTCCCAGCAGAAGTCAGACTGGGATCCAATGTTGCCGTAACACCATGTAAGGGGGTAAAAAAAATTGTCCAGTTTCGCTGATCCTGTGTTaatgttgtgctgtgttgaTGCCTTCTCTCCCCGACTGGAAGAGCCCGGCTGGGCCGGCTCCTCCTGAAAAAAGAAAGCCCAAGCCCAAACGAGTGAGGATCTCCATGGCGGTAAGATTGTCTGCCGCCTAGAGACTGTTGCTTAGTAACCGTTGCCTTGCGACACACACGTAGTGAGTACTGGACCAAAATATTTGTGGTGCACCAACCAAAGCGTTAGAGTGGCTTtgcagagagagcgagagaaagtgtgtgagagagcaagTGTTAAAGGTTtaactgtctttttaaaatcagtgttaAACCAAATGTTTCATCAGCTTTCACTCTAAACTGCTGGTAATGTtctgtgactgtttgttttgtgttttatttttaaagttgttgttggtgtttctgGGTACTGTGTGCCCACAGAAGCTTTAGATATATGCGACAAATACCTGActatgtatatttaatgtacaATCTTACCATATGTATGTAAATCTTGTGTGTATATGTAGGGACAATGTAAGTCTTACTCCATTTTGTCTTTTAGGACTCTACTGAAGTAGAAGATTGCATGACCCCATCAGAGGTGAGACCCACGCTAAcataaaagatacaaaaaataGTTCCTACATTTCAAAGTTTATaagttttattgtctttgtcgTCCTTCTCGTTGCAGATAGCGGAgtgggaggagcagcagctcgACGAGCCGGTGGATTTCAAAAACTGCAAGATTGATCCTGCCCCGTTTCAGCTGGTGGAGCAAACATCTCTGCATAAGgttattataatattaacaAAAAGCTCTGAGAAATGAGATTTACATCTGagtctgaaaagtaactaaagttATCACAAccatgtagtggagtaaaaagacTGTTGAGTAGAAGTGTGAAGTGGCAGAGAATGGAAAGATACATCAAGGAAatgttactttccaccactgttaGTGTGTCATAGTGGAAGACAATTAAATGCAGAATCTGGGATGTCTCACAATGCCCTGAAACTATTTACCGTGATGTCGACCCATAGTTCAGTTGTAGCGATCTAAAATTGCAGGCTGGGCTGTGACAGGATGCAGGCTCATACCTGCTGGGTCCCTCCCAGGTCCCTGCTGGGTCCTTTGCTGAAATGAGATCCCCTTTCGATGACATAGTGAACCCAGCTCAGCACCATCATTGACCCAATGTGCCTGAAATCAACTGCTCTGATCATATTTGACGTGTATGAGAAAGTGTGTTTCCATCAGTTGTCATATCGTAAAGTCATGGAAATTATATTCAGGCCTTTTGTACATTGTTTTAGCTAACATAACAGAGAGGGTGTTCAATTTTACAGAGCAAGCGAGTGAGCACTTAACTGTGCAGCTGAGTTTATGAGCTGTTCACAAGGCATATAATTTATCTAGACTTACACAGCGgtacagcaaacaaacaacaaaccgaCCCTGTTTATACCAATGGGGAAGAGAAAAGATGGAGCCCACCTTCAGCTCAGTcacattgatttgatttattacattttcatttatgaaACTGAGTACATACATGGTTGTTTGGTGTCTAAAGTGTAGATtgccttgtctttttttttttttaagattatttttgaAGGCCTCTATTATATAGGAGCAGGTGAAGCTTGATGTGAATGAGGTTGACATTCAGCAAAGGGCAGCAGGCTGAAATTGTCACGTTTTTTAAGTTCAGGAAGTGCAAAAGCAGATAAAAAGGTGAAGTGAACAAAAAGTGACTTATGGACAAAAGCACAgcacataaaataacagaaagggcagaaaacaaactgaattgaTAAATCCAAAAGTAGTCTAATGAACAGAATTCAAAACAGAACAGGGCGAAGAAAAAAGGACTGAAACGTATACACAAGATAGATAACTAGACACAGGTTAGACTAATGAGTGACAGGTGAAACTGATCAGGGAGGAGCAGATAATCAAGAGTGGTGAGAAAGACAAAGTCGAGTAACACATGATACAAGGAgcacaaaacaggaaacacaaaaccatGACAGAAATTGAACCTGGGCTGCTGCAGTAAGGACTCTCCCATTGTACATGGGATATGTGCTCTAtcaggtgagctaccagggtGCTGACACAGCGACCACCTTGAAAGGCAAAAATATCATGTTGGCTGGTCCTGGTATAACAATGAACCATAAGCCTGATccaaaatgcaaataaaaccaCTCCCAGAAGTGCAGAAGGAAAACGCAATCCCTATTTTTAGCAACAAAATGCACCATCCCCTCACCATCCTCTAGTAACTTCACCAGTAGCCTCACTGTGTATTCTTCATCTTGGATCTATAGTCTCCTCTAAACTTTATACTATAAATACTCAATTCTATATGGTACCCACGTACTCTGTACAGTATGGTCACCTTCATAGGGAATGTGTAGCCACAGAAGACCGACAGGATTATAGAAATATTGTAAGTACAGGCAGCCGTgtgacagacatacagacatagTTTTTAGTATACAGTGTGGGTCATCCCTccttaaaaattaataaatcacaGACTGAGTCTGAATCCAGGCTGTGACCCATCTCTCCTCCACCACAGACCCACACTATCTTCTCTCTGCTGGGTCTGGATCACGCCTATGTGACCAGTATGGGACGTCTGGTTGGAGTGGTCTCTCTTaaagaggtgagtgtgtgtttaagttaTTTAAGCTTCTTGTATGAGGATGTTATCTGATCATTAACACTTCTGTTGTCTCTTTCTTCACTCGTTTTCCTGCTGGCTGTGGTTCTCCAGCTGCGTAAGGCCATAGAGGGCTCAGTGACAGTGACTGGAGTAAAAGTGCGCCCTCCGTTGGCCAGTTTCCGTGACTGTGGGAACAGCACGAGCGTATCCGAGGTAACAGAACTACACAAGTTGTGCATCCGCCACAGGGGGCTTTCGTTGCCACGAGAACCCAACCCTCCTGACGTGGAAGACCAGCCAGATCTCCCATACAAAGAGATCCCTGTCAACTTCTCGGACCAAACGAATTTGCAGTTTGAAACCAGCCCCGGCGACGCCACAAATCAGTCGTCGGAGCTCCAGGAAAGCCCATCCTTCACTGAGGACCATTCAGAGTATACTTTTGACTGCAGCCCCTCCCACACTGAGGAATCAGAGCTGGCCTGTGACTATGACCCCCCGACCCAAACACCCGAGCCAGACGAAACCGAGCAAGAAGAACAGAGGAGTCCATCTCTGAACAAGGACCTATCAGAACCTGAGGGAGAGGGTAGCCCTGCCAACACTGAGGATCAGTCAGAATGATGGGAGGGGATCCATACTGTCGCCTCATGAATGTTGACGTTTCTTACATTTGTAGAGGTCACTCTCACCTCCAAGTCCAGCCTAGATACCCATGTTTCTAACGTTGTTGTAGAGCGAGTGAGCGAGTGGGAGTGAGTAGATGTGACATTTAGTATTGTGTTATTGTGCAAATGCGTGGATAAAGCGTGTAGTGATGGATAAAGCTggttttattctatattttttatcatcagcaaaggaaaagaccaaaaccaacaagaGGTTTTTATCTCCCGTCTGTAACTCACTCCTGCTGAAGATAGTAatatttaaagatgattttacaAAGTCTGTCACAGGTCTGTATATGTATCAAGTTATATAAAGATGGGGCTGTGCAAAGTCAGATAGATTGACAGCATCAGttgaagactacaagtttgaaaatgaaaagatcTGGAGGAAAGAAGTCATCTTCTCCTCTGTAGCTCCTcatgagttgcattatgggtatGCGTTTGGCAAGAAAGAAAACCACgtcgggtaaaaaaaaagataatacctctggttctgct includes the following:
- the clcn2a gene encoding chloride channel protein 2a isoform X4, translated to MVKDKAENRTLQYQQTLMYGRYTQELGVYAKEEAARLRDGGVRDGGGLRRNTSVRSRAADLLEYEKDPCAKCHLCASRCQKFLISRVGEDWIFLILLGLLMALVSWVMDYAIAFCQEAQKWMYGGLDSNLLLQYIAWVTYPVVLITFSAGFTQILAPQAVGSGIPEMKTILRGVVLKEYLTFKTFVAKVIGLTCALGSGMPLGKEGPFVHVASLCAALLSKFMAALFGGIFMMRMEEPFEGSKNELRNTEMLSAACAVGVGCCFAAPIGGVLFSIEVTSTFFAVRNYWRGFFAATFSAFIFRVLAVWNQEEETITALFKTRFRLDFPFDLQELPAFAILGIACGFGGALFVYLNRLIVECMRKQKTINKFLLRKRLVYPALVTLLVSTLTFPPGFGQFMAGQLTQHESLVALFDNRTWCRQGVAEEFDYISHHHAWKHPQVNVFITLILFIIMKFWMSAVATTMPVPCGAFMPVFLIGAAFGRLVGEIMAAMFPDGIHADGSVYPIVPGGYAVVGAAALSGAVTHTVSTAVIVFELTGQISHILPVMIAVILANAVAQSLQPSLYDSIIRIKKLPYLPELGMGHHEKYNIRVEDIMVRDVRFITLNSSYRDLQEMLLTGQLKTLALVESRDSMILLGSIERLQLQSLLSLQLGRQRRLEYLRQLAQDNGTQDHLPSLTSDSTPSSPCAHTHINASTNTNTRQAVRFLVSTQQISTEESSSFSPVVSNVQLPLKSALKTVSAISDTETPNSSQTLSCADQDKELLESPAGPAPPEKRKPKPKRVRISMADSTEVEDCMTPSEIAEWEEQQLDEPVDFKNCKIDPAPFQLVEQTSLHKTHTIFSLLGLDHAYVTSMGRLVGVVSLKELRKAIEGSVTVTGVKVRPPLASFRDCGNSTSVSEVTELHKLCIRHRGLSLPREPNPPDVEDQPDLPYKEIPVNFSDQTNLQFETSPGDATNQSSELQESPSFTEDHSEYTFDCSPSHTEESELACDYDPPTQTPEPDETEQEEQRSPSLNKDLSEPEGEGSPANTEDQSE
- the clcn2a gene encoding chloride channel protein 2a isoform X3, producing the protein MVKDKAENRTLQYQQTLMYGRYTQELGVYAKEEAARLRDGGVRDGGGLRRNTSVRSRAADLLEYEKDPCAKCHLCASRCQKFLISRVGEDWIFLILLGLLMALVSWVMDYAIAFCQEAQKWMYGGLDSNLLLQYIAWVTYPVVLITFSAGFTQILAPQAVGSGIPEMKTILRGVVLKEYLTFKTFVAKVIGLTCALGSGMPLGKEGPFVHVASLCAALLSKFMAALFGGIFMMRMEEPFEGSKNELRNTEMLSAACAVGVGCCFAAPIGGVLFSIEVTSTFFAVRNYWRGFFAATFSAFIFRVLAVWNQEEETITALFKTRFRLDFPFDLQELPAFAILGIACGFGGALFVYLNRLIVECMRKQKTINKFLLRNPSLPVRRLVYPALVTLLVSTLTFPPGFGQFMAGQLTQHESLVALFDNRTWCRQGVAEEFDYISHHHAWKHPQVNVFITLILFIIMKFWMSAVATTMPVPCGAFMPVFLIGAAFGRLVGEIMAAMFPDGIHADGSVYPIVPGGYAVVGAAALSGAVTHTVSTAVIVFELTGQISHILPVMIAVILANAVAQSLQPSLYDSIIRIKKLPYLPELGMGHHEKYNIRVEDIMVRDVRFITLNSSYRDLQEMLLTGQLKTLALVESRDSMILLGSIERLQLQSLLSLQLGRQRRLEYLRQLAQDNGTQDHLPSLTSDSTPSSPCAHTHINASTNTNTRQAVRFLISTEESSSFSPVVSNVQLPLKSALKTVSAISDTETPNSSQTLSCADQDKELLESPAGPAPPEKRKPKPKRVRISMADSTEVEDCMTPSEIAEWEEQQLDEPVDFKNCKIDPAPFQLVEQTSLHKTHTIFSLLGLDHAYVTSMGRLVGVVSLKELRKAIEGSVTVTGVKVRPPLASFRDCGNSTSVSEVTELHKLCIRHRGLSLPREPNPPDVEDQPDLPYKEIPVNFSDQTNLQFETSPGDATNQSSELQESPSFTEDHSEYTFDCSPSHTEESELACDYDPPTQTPEPDETEQEEQRSPSLNKDLSEPEGEGSPANTEDQSE
- the clcn2a gene encoding chloride channel protein 2a isoform X2; translated protein: MEETDDDRQTDWRQMYGRYTQELGVYAKEEAARLRDGGVRDGGGLRRNTSVRSRAADLLEYEKDPCAKCHLCASRCQKFLISRVGEDWIFLILLGLLMALVSWVMDYAIAFCQEAQKWMYGGLDSNLLLQYIAWVTYPVVLITFSAGFTQILAPQAVGSGIPEMKTILRGVVLKEYLTFKTFVAKVIGLTCALGSGMPLGKEGPFVHVASLCAALLSKFMAALFGGIFMMRMEEPFEGSKNELRNTEMLSAACAVGVGCCFAAPIGGVLFSIEVTSTFFAVRNYWRGFFAATFSAFIFRVLAVWNQEEETITALFKTRFRLDFPFDLQELPAFAILGIACGFGGALFVYLNRLIVECMRKQKTINKFLLRNPSLPVRRLVYPALVTLLVSTLTFPPGFGQFMAGQLTQHESLVALFDNRTWCRQGVAEEFDYISHHHAWKHPQVNVFITLILFIIMKFWMSAVATTMPVPCGAFMPVFLIGAAFGRLVGEIMAAMFPDGIHADGSVYPIVPGGYAVVGAAALSGAVTHTVSTAVIVFELTGQISHILPVMIAVILANAVAQSLQPSLYDSIIRIKKLPYLPELGMGHHEKYNIRVEDIMVRDVRFITLNSSYRDLQEMLLTGQLKTLALVESRDSMILLGSIERLQLQSLLSLQLGRQRRLEYLRQLAQDNGTQDHLPSLTSDSTPSSPCAHTHINASTNTNTRQAVRFLVSTQQISTEESSSFSPVVSNVQLPLKSALKTVSAISDTETPNSSQTLSCADQDKELLESPAGPAPPEKRKPKPKRVRISMADSTEVEDCMTPSEIAEWEEQQLDEPVDFKNCKIDPAPFQLVEQTSLHKTHTIFSLLGLDHAYVTSMGRLVGVVSLKELRKAIEGSVTVTGVKVRPPLASFRDCGNSTSVSEVTELHKLCIRHRGLSLPREPNPPDVEDQPDLPYKEIPVNFSDQTNLQFETSPGDATNQSSELQESPSFTEDHSEYTFDCSPSHTEESELACDYDPPTQTPEPDETEQEEQRSPSLNKDLSEPEGEGSPANTEDQSE